The region ACAAAGTGTTAGTAAACTATTGTCAGATCAGCTTAATAATCTAGCTAGTAATCTAATCTCAGGAGTTGAATTGAATTTTAATCTAGAATCATCAGAGGACTTTTCGACAGGGAGTAGAGAGAATAGAACAGATCTTAATGTAGCTGTATCTAAGCGATTGTTCTCAGATAGATTAAAGGTAACTGTAGGGAGTAGCTTCGAAGTAGAAGGAAATGCTCGTGAGAATGAACAGGCAGCTAATATCGCTGGAGATATAGAGTTGGAATATGCATTATCTCAAGATGGAAGGTATTTACTAAGGGTTTATAGAAAAAACACTTATGAAGTAGCTCTACAAGGACAAATAGTGGAAACAGGAGTAGGATTTATTATCACAATGAGTTATGAAAGATTCAAAGAGCTTTTTGAACGCAGTAAGGACAAAAGACAATTAAAAAAACGATTAAGGGATGAGGCTAAAGCAGAGTAAAATATATTATGGATTGGTTGGATGTGTGGTATTCTTGTCTTTATTCTCATGTAATACAACACGTCACCTTGGAAATGATGAGTACCTATATTCAGGAACAAAGTTAATCTTCGAAGGAGACTCTCTAACAAAGTCTAAGAAGTCTACTATGAATGAAGAACTTAGTGGGCTAATGCGTCCTATACCTAATGCATCTATTCTAGGGATATATACTAAGTTGTTCTTTTATAATTTAGCAGGTGATCCAGAGAAGAGTAATAAATTGAGAAGATGGATGAGAAATAAGATGGGTGAAGCTCCTGTCTTATTCAATCAAGTAGATATCGAAAAAAACAGTGCTATTTTATCTAACCGATTAGAGAATCAAGGTTATTTTAATGTAAATGTAACGTATGACACATTAACTCCTAGTTTGAAAAAAAGGGGAATTCAGTATACAATAAAGCCTGGTGAACAGTATAAAATACGCGATTTTAATTTCGTTAAAGATTCAACAGATCTTAATAAAATGTTGAGTAAAGCTATGCGTTTTACGAGGTTAAAGAATGGTTTAGCTTATGATTTAGATAATATAAAAGAAGAACGTGTACGTTTTGATAATTATTTGAAAAATAAAGGATATTATTTTTTTAGTGCAGATAATTTGTTAGTTCAAGTTGATAGTACCGTGGGAAAACATGAAGTTGATTTGTTTTTAAAGGTAAAAGACAATACACCTAAATTAGCATTAGCCCCTTACACAATAGATAAGATATTTATATTTTCGGATTATGTTTTATCAGATGGGGATTATAGACAAGCTTTAGATTCAGCTAAAACTTATAAGGACTTTACTATAGTAGATCCAAAAGAAAAGTTTAAGCCGTCAATCTATGATAATGCTATTCATTTAAAAACAGGAGAGATTTATAATAGAAATAATCATAATTTGTCTTTGAATAGATTAGTGAGTTTAGGAGTTTTTAAGTTTGTTAAGAATCAATTCGAAATATCAGATAGTATAAATCATAAATTAAATGCGTATTATTTTTTGACACCTGATAATCCAAAGGCAATACGCTTAGAGTTATTAGGTAAAATGAATTCAGCTAGTTATAATGGTGCTGAACTCAACTTGAATTGGAGTAACAAAAACTTTTTTAAAGGAGCTGAGGTTTTTTCTGTATCTGCTTATGGAGGAGCTGATTTTCAAATGTCATCAGCGAACAATGGATATAATGTTTACAAGATTGGATTAGAGTCTAGTTTAACTTGGCCCAAGATAATATCTCCATTTAATATTGAATCAACAAGCGCTTTTATTCCTAAGACGAGAGCTATTTTAGGAGGAGAGTATTTAGAGAGAAGTCAGTTATATTCTTTGCAATCTTTTAAAGCTTCATGGGGATATTTATGGAAAGAGAGTGCTTTTAGAGAACACGATTTAAAGGTAATAGATATTAATTATGTAAAACCAGGAAATGTTACTGATTATTATAAGGAGTATGCAGCAGGTAATCCTTCTTTAGAACGTGTTTTAGATAAACAATTGACTTTTGGTCCGACTTATACCTATACCTATACAAATACATCAAAAAAATTTAAAAAGAATACGATTTATTATCGTGGTTCATTAGATTTATCAGCTAATATCACAGGATTATTAATGGGAGCTAATGCAGATAACGATAAAGAAAAGAGTATTGTAGGTGTGCCATTTAGTCAATATGTAAAGACAGAGCATGATTTTAGACATTATCTAAAGTTAAGCAAGACATCTCAATTAGTTAGTAGAATCCATGCAGGTATAGGGATAGCTTATGGAAACTCTAAGCAGATGCCTTATACTAAGCAATTTTATGTAGGAGGATCTAATAGTATTAGAGCTTTCAGAGCGCGAACTATTGGTCCAGGATCCTTTGATCCAAGTGTTAATAATGCTAAGTTTATTCCAGATCAATCAGGAGACATGCTTATAGAAATGAATTTAGAATACCGCAAGAAATTGTTTAGTATTGTGCATGGAGCTTTATTTGTTGATGCAGGGAATATTTGGAACTTGAATGATGTATCAGATAGACCAGGTGGGAAGTTTAGTGGTAACTTTTTAAATGAATTTGCTATTGGTGCAGGAGCAGGGCTTAGATTTGATATAACATTTTTAGTATTGCGATTTGACTTTGCTTTTCCATTGAGAATACCATATAATGAGTCAGGAAGTCGTTGGGTAATGGAAGATATTAAGTTTGGTGATAGTAAGTGGAGAAAAGATAACTTAATGTTTAATTTCGCAATTGGGTATCCATTCTAATAAGTGTGGAAACTATACACAAGATGCTCCTCAATTTTTCATATTGGAAAAAATTGAGGGGCATCTTTGTTTTATGTATAATATGTTGAAAATAAATGTTATATGTGCGTAGGGTGTCTTTTTTTTAGATTTGGCACGGTTTTGTATATAGTATTATTAGTAAGGTGTTATAAAAAAAGTGAAAAGTTGAAAAACTTCATGCTTTTGAAAAAGAAAATTTAAGTGTTTATTTAAAAGTTATGTTATCGTGAGATAACAGTTAGATCGTTAGTAAGGTGAAGAAGAGAGATCTTCAAACAATTAGGGAGCTTAGGCTCCCTTTTGTTGTTTCTAAAAAGGTTAATTTTATGTCTCAATTGGTATTGAATGATAAAAAGTTTAAATTTGCCAATAGCACTAAAATATTAATAATATGAGTCACAAGATTCTGGTAATAGATGATGATGTTCCTTTTTGCGAAATGCTAAAAACTTTTTTAACTAAAAAAGGTTATATAGTTTCTAATGCATTTAGTAGTACAGAAGCGGAACAATGCATCAATGAAGGGTGCTACGATATTGTTCTTACAGATGTTAGATTGCCTGATAGTAATGGTTTAGAGTTGCTAAAATATATAAAATCAAAATGTAGAACAGCCCAAGTTATTTTAATGACTGGGTATACCGAAATTAAAACAGCAGTGAATGCGATGAAGCTTGGTGCATTTGATTATGTCGCTAAGCCTATTAATCCGGATGAAATACTTTTGACTATTAAACAAGCGCTTGAGAGAAAGGTTTTTTTGGAAAGTGGAGAAAGTGTCAAACCCAAAACCAAGACAATAGTTGCTTTTACTAGTAATGATATTGAACAGGAAGAGGTGTTAGATTATGTACGTGGAGAAAGTAATGTTTCGACGCAATTACATGAATATATAGATCTAGTAGCTCCTACTAATATGTCTGTTTTGATTATTGGGGATAGTGGTACAGGAAAAGAAAATATAGCGCATTCTATTCATTTAAAAAGTAAAAGAAAAGATAAACCTTATATTGCAGTTGATTGTGGTGCTATACCAAAAGATTTAGCTTCAAGTGAGTTCTTTGGACATATTAAAGGATCTTTTACAGGGGCAGTTAATGATAAAGTAGGTCACTTTGAGGCTGCTAATGGAGGAACAATATTCCTAGATGAAGTAGGTAACTTATCTTACGAAGTTCAGGTACAATTGCTTCGTGCATTACAAGAACGCAAAGTGAAACCTGTAGGTAGTAGTAATGAAATAGATGTAGATATTAGAGTTATCGCTGCTACGAATGAAGATTTACCTAAAGCAGTTAGAGATGGTGAGTTTAGAGAGGATTTATACCACAGGTTAAATGAGTTTGGTATTGTAGCTCCTAGATTAGCTGATCGTGGTGCAGATATCTTAATGTTTGCTACACACTTCCTGAATGAATCAAATATAGAACTAGAGAAGACAGTAAAGAAGTTCTCATCAGAAGTAGAATGTATATTCTTAACTTATGATTGGCCAGGTAACTTACGAGAGATGAAGAATATTATTAAACGTTCTGTTCTTTTGACTCGTGGAGATATAATCGAAAAAGATGTATTACCACAAGAAATATTAGTACCTAAATCAGAGAGTACATTGATGACTAATTCTAGTGAATCTGTTGAAGATGATTTAAAGTTATTCTCTTCTCGTAACGAAGAACAAGTAATTCGTACAGCTCTAGAGAAAGTTAAGTTTAATAAGACGAAAGCTGCTCAAGTATTAGGAATAGATAGAAAGACATTGTATAACAAGATGAAGTTGTATAATATAGAATTATAATAATTAAAAAGGCATCATAGCAGATTGTTATGATACCTTTTTTTCTTTACCTATATTCTCCTTCTAAAAAGAGAATAAGTAAAATACATAGACGAATTTAAACAGGCTCTAAGTATATCTGTAGTTTTCTTTTTACCTTTGCATAAATTAGAGAGTTAGAGAATATGGATATTAAAACGCTATTACATCATAATTTAGATGAGTTATTTTATTTAGCAGATAAGAAAGGGATTTTAGATACAGACTTAGTTGTTAAGATAGGAGCTTATGTTGGTGCTGCTGTATTAAGAGGTAGATATGCAGACCAGAAAGAGGTGACTATGGACGAAGTGAATGGAGTCTTTGGTATCATAGGTGATTTTTGTAAAGAGAGTTTCGGAGGAAGAAGTTTCTCTAAGACTCATTTTAAGAAAATGACTAAATATGCATTAGAGTTGATTCAAGAGACAACCTTTGACTCGGATGTGGAAGAATTCATCGCTTCATTGAGAAGTTAGATTTGTTATAAACATATAGTAAGCCCTGTGAACAGCCTGTTTACAGGGCTTTTTTTATACGCTATATAGATGTTATTGCTTTATATCGTATTGATAGCTAAATAGTAAGTATTGTGGTGGTGATTATTTTTCAGTATATTGTGGATAACCAACATATACCTGAATTATGAAAATTAAAACAATAGAATCAGTTAGTAATGCTCATTCCTATCAATTATTGATAAAAGATCTCTTAGAGAATTCCCTGAGAGTAAACCCTCAGCATGAGATAGCCTATAAAGATGAAGTTAGATTCGATTATTATGAGTTATATAAACGAATCAAGAAATTGTGTAATATGTACTGTGACTTCGGTCTTGAAGGAGGAAGTGTAGTAGGAGTCATAGATTATGATAGTCATCGTTATCTGATGAATTACTTTGCTGTACCGATTACAGGCAATGTATTGCATACAGTTAATTGGCGTCTTGCGCCAGAGCAAATGTTATATACGATTAATCACGCAGAGGATGAGTTATTAGTTGTCCACCAGGACTTCTTACCTATAATTGAATCGATAAAAGATAAGATGACTACAGTAAAGCAAATCATAGTTATCAGAGATCATAATAATGTAGTAGATACACCACTTGAGATTAATGGATATTTCGATGAGCTTGTGGCATCGGCATCTAGTGAATATACTTTTCCTGATTTTTCTGAAGAAGCAGTAGCGACTTTGTTTTACACAACGGGAACAACGGGTGATCCTAAAGCAGTGTATTTTACACATAGACAGTTAGTGCTTCATACGATGGTAGAGATGAGTGTATTATCTCTAATGAACGAAGCGTTTAAGATAAACTCTAAAGATGTGTACTTGCCACTAACACCGATGTTCCATGTCCATGCCTGGGGCCTTCCTTATGTAGCGACTTCTCTAAGCTTAAAACAGGTATATGTAGGTAAGTTCGAACCTGTAAGTTTCTTAGAAACCTTTAGAAAAGAAAAGCCAACAATCTCTCACTGTGTACCGACTATCTTAAATATGCTTTTGACTAGCCCTGCTGCTAGTGATATTGATTTTTCTAATTGGAGTGTATTGATTGGAGGTTCTGCATTGAGTAAACCTTTAGCTCGCAGAGCGATGGAGAGAGGAATATCTGTAGTAACAGGATATGGCATGTCTGAGACCTGTCCATTATTGACTACTTCTTATCTATCATTAGAGACTATTAAGAGTGACCTGGAATCTCAGTTAAACATAAGAACGATGACAGGTAGAGCTGCTTTATTAGTAGATTTAAAGATTGTAGATGAGCAAGGGAATGAGGTACCTAAAGATGGAAAGTCCTTGGGAGAATTGGTAGTACGTGCTCCATACCTAACAATGGGCTATTATAAAGATAAAGCTAAGAGTGAAGAGTTATGGGAGGGAGGATATTTACACACAGGCGATATCGCATGGATAGATGCTAATAATGATGTAAAAATAGTTGATCGCTCTAAAGATGTGATTAAAACAGGAGGAGAATGGATGTCTTCACTCGCGTTAGAGGAGATGGTAGGTAGTTATCCTGGTGTATTAGATGCTGCAGTTGTGGGGATACCTGATGAGAAATGGGGAGAAAGACCATTTGCTTTAGTAGTAGTTAAAGAAGGAGAGATAATTACAGAACAACAGTTAAAGAACCATATGCAAATCTATGTAGATAAGGCTGTTATTAATAAATGGGCTATTCCAGATAGATTTGTATTTGTCAAGGATATTCCCAAGACCAGTGTTGGAAAAATTAGCAAGAAACGTATTAGAGAATTGCAAAAAATGAATCAATTGTAGCCGTTGTTTGGTGATATAGTAAATTTGCGTTAACTTCCGAATCTTAAATTAACTAACGTAATATGAGATTAACACAAACAACAAAACAATCAAAAAGATCTAATCCTAGTTATTTCTGGAAACAGTTAGGATTGGGTCTTTTTGTGCTGGGTACCCTTACATCCCATGCACAAAAAAAGCCACTAGATCATACTGTTTATGATGGATGGCAAAATATAGGTGAAAAGTCGTTCTCTAATAATGGCGAATGGGTGCTATATCAAGTTAATCCACAGGAAGGCGATAAAATACTTTATATTTCAACAGCCAAAAATACAAAGAAAATCACTATTCCCAGAGGAGAGAAGCCTGTATTCACTGGGACATCTAATTTCTCTGTATTCTCTATTCGCCCTACATATACTGATTTAAAAGCAGTAAAGAATAAGAAAAAGAAAGAAGACGAGATAGCAAAAGACTCTTTAGGTATTTATAATTTAAAAACTGGAGCTTTAACGAAGAAGTCTGATATCAAGTCATTTAAAATACCTGAGAAGAAAGGTGATTACTTAGCTTATTTATTAGAGCCAGTTAAGGATACTACTAAAGCTAAAGATAAGAAAGATGCTAAAAAACCTGCAGCTAAAAAACCTGGAAAAGATGCTCCACTAGAGTTAGTCTTTGAAAACCTAGTGACAGGTGAGAAACTATCATATAAAAATGTTACTGATTATTACTTTGATGCTAATGGTCAATACTTAGTTTTTGTAACGAAAGATCCTGCAGAGAAGAAAAAGGACGATAAGAAAGAAGATAAAAAGGACGAGGACAAGAAGGAAGAAAATAAAGAAGTAGCTACTAGTACAGAAGCAATAGCTAAAGAGGAAGTAGCTAAAGGACCTTTCGGAGTTTTTGTTGTTGATTTAAAGACTAAAGCAGTTAAGACACTTCTTGAGGGTAATGGTAAATACACACAGTTCTCTTTTGATGAGACTGGAAAACAATTGGTATTCATTGGTACAAATGATGAAGAGAAAGTATTAGTAAAGAAGTACGAATTATATTATACTAACCTTACGACTGGTGCTACTGTACTAGCTTCTAATACCATTAAAGGTATGCCAAAAGGTTGGATAGTATCAGAGAATAACAAGCCTAAGTTTAGTAAGAATGGTGGACGTTTATATCTTGGTATAGCACCACAGCCTATCGCTAAGGACACTACATTAATTGCTGATGATCATGCAGTAGTTGATGTATGGCATTATAGCGAAGACTATATCCAACCACAGCAATTAGTGAACTTAGATAAAGATCTTAAAAAGAGTTTCTTGGCGACTATCAACCTTAAGGACAGAAGCAAATTGGTTACTTTAGCAAATGATAAAGTTAACGGTACGCAGTTAGTTGATGAAGGAAATGCAAACATTGTATTTAATTCATCAGACTTTGGTCGTAGAGTAGAGAGACAGTGGGATATCTCTGGAGTAGCATCTTATTATATTGTAGATGTTAATACAGGGAAGGAAGTTGAAGTAGTTGCAGACTTGCCTGGTTCAGCGCGTATATCTCCTAAAGGTACAGCAGTTGTGTATTATAATAGTGAGGAGAAGAATTGGTATGCTTATGATGTGAAGACTAAAATCACTAAGCAATTAAATAAAGGATTAACAGTGTCATTTGCTGATGAGACTTTCGATATGCCTGATAATGCTTCAGCTTACGGTATTCAAGCTTGGACAGACAATGATGAGTCTGTATTGATCAGAGACCGTTTTGATATCTGGGAGTTTTATTTAAAAAGTAATAAAGCACCGAGAATGATTACCAATGGATATGGTCGTCAAAATAATATCGCATTCGACATCTTAAAATTAGATGAAGAGAAGCGTTCTTTTAGTAGAACAGAACAGTTGATCTTAGCTGTGTTTAATGAGAAAAATAAAGAAGCAGGATTCTTTACTACAGAGATTAATAATACTAATGCATTGAAGCAAGTTTCAATGGAGGCTTATAATGGATATAGTTCATTGTTTAAAGCAAAAGATGCTAATGTATATGGGTATGTAAAAGGATCTTTTGTAGAACCGACTAACTTATTTGTCACAGATAATCTAGCAACTGCTACTCAATTAAGTGATATCAATAAACAACAAAAGGACTATATCTGGGGAACTAACGAATTAGTAGAATGGACTACACCTAAAGGATATACTTCTACAGGAGTATTATTTAAACCAGAAGACTTTGACCCTACTAAAAAATACCCGATGATCGTGTATTTCTATGAGAAGGTATCTGATAATTTAAATAGATATGAGTCACCAGCACCTACGCCATCTCGTTTGAATATTCCATTCTTTGTAAGTAATGGTTATTTAGTATTCACACCAGATATTAGTTATGTAGATGGACAACCAGGTAAATCTGCAGAAGAGTATATTAACTCTGGAGTAGAGCATCTAAAGAAGAATAGTTGGGTGAATGGGGATAAGATAGCAATCCAAGGTCAAAGTTGGGGAGGTTATCAAGTAGCACATTTGATCACGGTGACTGATATGTATGCAGCAGCTTGGTCTGGTGCTCCAGTAGCGAATATGACGTCTGCTTATGGAGGTATCCGTTGGCAAAGTGGTATGAGCCGTCAGTTCCAATATGAGAAGACTCAAAGTAGAATAGGTAAAACACTATGGGAAGGGTATGACTTATATGTTGAGAACTCACCATTATTTAAAATGCCTAATGTAAAAACACCTGTAGTTATTATGCATAATGATAATGACGGAGCAGTGCCATGGTACCAAGGTATTGAAATGTTTATGGCTTTAAGACGTCTAGGTAAACCAGCGTGGATGCTTAACTATAATGGAGATGA is a window of Myroides oncorhynchi DNA encoding:
- a CDS encoding BamA/TamA family outer membrane protein → MRLKQSKIYYGLVGCVVFLSLFSCNTTRHLGNDEYLYSGTKLIFEGDSLTKSKKSTMNEELSGLMRPIPNASILGIYTKLFFYNLAGDPEKSNKLRRWMRNKMGEAPVLFNQVDIEKNSAILSNRLENQGYFNVNVTYDTLTPSLKKRGIQYTIKPGEQYKIRDFNFVKDSTDLNKMLSKAMRFTRLKNGLAYDLDNIKEERVRFDNYLKNKGYYFFSADNLLVQVDSTVGKHEVDLFLKVKDNTPKLALAPYTIDKIFIFSDYVLSDGDYRQALDSAKTYKDFTIVDPKEKFKPSIYDNAIHLKTGEIYNRNNHNLSLNRLVSLGVFKFVKNQFEISDSINHKLNAYYFLTPDNPKAIRLELLGKMNSASYNGAELNLNWSNKNFFKGAEVFSVSAYGGADFQMSSANNGYNVYKIGLESSLTWPKIISPFNIESTSAFIPKTRAILGGEYLERSQLYSLQSFKASWGYLWKESAFREHDLKVIDINYVKPGNVTDYYKEYAAGNPSLERVLDKQLTFGPTYTYTYTNTSKKFKKNTIYYRGSLDLSANITGLLMGANADNDKEKSIVGVPFSQYVKTEHDFRHYLKLSKTSQLVSRIHAGIGIAYGNSKQMPYTKQFYVGGSNSIRAFRARTIGPGSFDPSVNNAKFIPDQSGDMLIEMNLEYRKKLFSIVHGALFVDAGNIWNLNDVSDRPGGKFSGNFLNEFAIGAGAGLRFDITFLVLRFDFAFPLRIPYNESGSRWVMEDIKFGDSKWRKDNLMFNFAIGYPF
- a CDS encoding fatty acid--CoA ligase — protein: MKIKTIESVSNAHSYQLLIKDLLENSLRVNPQHEIAYKDEVRFDYYELYKRIKKLCNMYCDFGLEGGSVVGVIDYDSHRYLMNYFAVPITGNVLHTVNWRLAPEQMLYTINHAEDELLVVHQDFLPIIESIKDKMTTVKQIIVIRDHNNVVDTPLEINGYFDELVASASSEYTFPDFSEEAVATLFYTTGTTGDPKAVYFTHRQLVLHTMVEMSVLSLMNEAFKINSKDVYLPLTPMFHVHAWGLPYVATSLSLKQVYVGKFEPVSFLETFRKEKPTISHCVPTILNMLLTSPAASDIDFSNWSVLIGGSALSKPLARRAMERGISVVTGYGMSETCPLLTTSYLSLETIKSDLESQLNIRTMTGRAALLVDLKIVDEQGNEVPKDGKSLGELVVRAPYLTMGYYKDKAKSEELWEGGYLHTGDIAWIDANNDVKIVDRSKDVIKTGGEWMSSLALEEMVGSYPGVLDAAVVGIPDEKWGERPFALVVVKEGEIITEQQLKNHMQIYVDKAVINKWAIPDRFVFVKDIPKTSVGKISKKRIRELQKMNQL
- a CDS encoding sigma-54-dependent transcriptional regulator; amino-acid sequence: MSHKILVIDDDVPFCEMLKTFLTKKGYIVSNAFSSTEAEQCINEGCYDIVLTDVRLPDSNGLELLKYIKSKCRTAQVILMTGYTEIKTAVNAMKLGAFDYVAKPINPDEILLTIKQALERKVFLESGESVKPKTKTIVAFTSNDIEQEEVLDYVRGESNVSTQLHEYIDLVAPTNMSVLIIGDSGTGKENIAHSIHLKSKRKDKPYIAVDCGAIPKDLASSEFFGHIKGSFTGAVNDKVGHFEAANGGTIFLDEVGNLSYEVQVQLLRALQERKVKPVGSSNEIDVDIRVIAATNEDLPKAVRDGEFREDLYHRLNEFGIVAPRLADRGADILMFATHFLNESNIELEKTVKKFSSEVECIFLTYDWPGNLREMKNIIKRSVLLTRGDIIEKDVLPQEILVPKSESTLMTNSSESVEDDLKLFSSRNEEQVIRTALEKVKFNKTKAAQVLGIDRKTLYNKMKLYNIEL
- a CDS encoding prolyl oligopeptidase family serine peptidase, whose protein sequence is MRLTQTTKQSKRSNPSYFWKQLGLGLFVLGTLTSHAQKKPLDHTVYDGWQNIGEKSFSNNGEWVLYQVNPQEGDKILYISTAKNTKKITIPRGEKPVFTGTSNFSVFSIRPTYTDLKAVKNKKKKEDEIAKDSLGIYNLKTGALTKKSDIKSFKIPEKKGDYLAYLLEPVKDTTKAKDKKDAKKPAAKKPGKDAPLELVFENLVTGEKLSYKNVTDYYFDANGQYLVFVTKDPAEKKKDDKKEDKKDEDKKEENKEVATSTEAIAKEEVAKGPFGVFVVDLKTKAVKTLLEGNGKYTQFSFDETGKQLVFIGTNDEEKVLVKKYELYYTNLTTGATVLASNTIKGMPKGWIVSENNKPKFSKNGGRLYLGIAPQPIAKDTTLIADDHAVVDVWHYSEDYIQPQQLVNLDKDLKKSFLATINLKDRSKLVTLANDKVNGTQLVDEGNANIVFNSSDFGRRVERQWDISGVASYYIVDVNTGKEVEVVADLPGSARISPKGTAVVYYNSEEKNWYAYDVKTKITKQLNKGLTVSFADETFDMPDNASAYGIQAWTDNDESVLIRDRFDIWEFYLKSNKAPRMITNGYGRQNNIAFDILKLDEEKRSFSRTEQLILAVFNEKNKEAGFFTTEINNTNALKQVSMEAYNGYSSLFKAKDANVYGYVKGSFVEPTNLFVTDNLATATQLSDINKQQKDYIWGTNELVEWTTPKGYTSTGVLFKPEDFDPTKKYPMIVYFYEKVSDNLNRYESPAPTPSRLNIPFFVSNGYLVFTPDISYVDGQPGKSAEEYINSGVEHLKKNSWVNGDKIAIQGQSWGGYQVAHLITVTDMYAAAWSGAPVANMTSAYGGIRWQSGMSRQFQYEKTQSRIGKTLWEGYDLYVENSPLFKMPNVKTPVVIMHNDNDGAVPWYQGIEMFMALRRLGKPAWMLNYNGDEHNLMKRQNRKDIQIRQQQFFDYYLKDGKAPVWMVKGVPATMKGKDWGFDLTDEKVK